The following are from one region of the Synechococcus sp. CBW1108 genome:
- a CDS encoding CsgG/HfaB family protein, with protein sequence MAKRIQRLAGRTLTAVVLAASTSFSPIGPAFGQQRVGVPTVSVPDFKNNVTGTWWWQGPVAQDLSSALANELAATGEIKVVERRQLGQVLSEQELAELGIVRKASPTAAKKGQMTGARYIVLGTVTSYDTATDLESKGSGMGFLGFGGAKQNTVTKDYVAIDIRVVDSTTGEIVGSRTVEGRATNTIEQKSSGGSLLPAAVILGATVPMSSGGYAATAAAGTFNFSNNSTTASRTPAAKALRAALIEASGYVSCLLVPSGDCMAAFQAKDQQRRQKTLGTLELE encoded by the coding sequence ATGGCAAAAAGAATTCAGCGCCTTGCCGGTCGGACGCTCACCGCGGTTGTTTTGGCGGCCTCCACCAGCTTCAGTCCGATCGGTCCAGCTTTCGGCCAGCAGCGGGTTGGCGTGCCAACGGTGTCCGTTCCTGACTTCAAAAACAACGTGACCGGTACCTGGTGGTGGCAGGGACCCGTGGCCCAGGATCTCTCCAGCGCCCTGGCCAATGAGCTGGCGGCCACCGGTGAGATCAAGGTGGTAGAGCGGCGCCAGCTTGGCCAGGTTCTCTCCGAGCAGGAACTCGCCGAACTTGGCATCGTCCGTAAGGCCAGCCCAACGGCAGCAAAGAAGGGCCAGATGACCGGGGCCAGGTACATCGTGCTCGGCACGGTGACGTCCTACGACACCGCAACCGATCTGGAAAGCAAAGGCAGTGGCATGGGTTTTCTTGGGTTCGGTGGAGCCAAGCAGAACACCGTTACGAAGGACTACGTCGCCATTGATATTCGTGTCGTCGATAGCACCACCGGTGAGATTGTCGGTTCTCGCACGGTTGAGGGTCGCGCTACGAACACCATCGAGCAGAAGTCCAGCGGGGGCAGCTTGCTGCCTGCGGCTGTGATTCTGGGCGCTACGGTGCCAATGAGCTCAGGCGGCTATGCCGCCACTGCCGCTGCTGGCACGTTCAATTTCTCCAACAATTCAACAACGGCAAGCCGCACTCCAGCTGCCAAGGCGTTGCGGGCAGCCCTGATAGAAGCTTCTGGCTACGTCAGTTGCCTGCTGGTTCCGTCGGGCGATTGCATGGCCGCTTTCCAGGCCAAGGATCAGCAGCGTCGTCAGAAAACCCTGGGAACTCTGGAGCTCGAGTGA